From Oligoflexia bacterium, the proteins below share one genomic window:
- a CDS encoding TolC family protein, which translates to MHLEKLYRVLVLANVLFFSSYSQAQTVVDLSINNIFQRLERVSFDYQLAVLETKILESQRESLLGVYDPTLNTQLGYQLDASDPVNAVFGTRNDTLSYTANVQKNFKYGTSVEFGFLGSSQSSNSPFVALDPAIDNQWYLKLRQSLWKNGLGGNIIREIKALENRTEGSKILSQRRKEMLLASILLSIVQLEYSNSEQLILSQAYQRALDLYDNTEKRRRLGVANKSDVMASSANTLTREQNLQQSDSQYSNACRELLYLLAYNLDQYQCKRNNSLDVKIWQYLEQSKPDAQHGELIKIEKDILAQQLIVETFKNRLKPDLNLILELASNGVNDDWAASFKESLSVSNPNFFAGIELSVPLGNKKNKNDLKREKIINDQLKLQLQRLQLMIEKDYLNAYQNYKGYKKQWELSLKQVDIEEKKLKEKDNDFKIGRAEIADVILYQQDVLSAQLNVKRNETQMHIAMINKALAEGSLLNLLKEAQNRNKQ; encoded by the coding sequence ATGCACTTAGAAAAACTTTACCGAGTTTTGGTTTTGGCCAATGTGCTTTTTTTTAGCTCTTATAGTCAAGCGCAAACTGTGGTTGACCTGTCTATAAATAATATTTTTCAACGTCTTGAGCGTGTATCGTTTGACTATCAATTGGCGGTGCTAGAAACTAAAATTTTAGAAAGCCAGCGTGAAAGCCTTTTAGGAGTATATGATCCAACCCTGAATACGCAATTGGGCTATCAATTGGATGCCAGTGATCCAGTTAATGCTGTTTTTGGTACTCGTAATGATACATTATCCTATACTGCGAATGTTCAAAAAAACTTTAAATATGGTACTTCTGTAGAGTTTGGATTTTTAGGTTCTAGTCAATCTAGTAATAGTCCTTTTGTTGCCCTTGATCCAGCAATCGATAATCAATGGTATTTGAAATTAAGACAGTCACTGTGGAAAAACGGCTTAGGTGGAAATATTATTCGTGAAATAAAAGCGCTTGAGAATAGAACTGAAGGTTCAAAAATATTAAGCCAAAGAAGAAAAGAAATGCTTTTGGCCAGTATATTATTAAGTATTGTTCAATTAGAATACAGTAACAGTGAACAATTAATTTTAAGTCAAGCCTATCAAAGAGCTTTAGACTTGTACGATAACACAGAAAAAAGACGGCGTTTAGGAGTAGCTAATAAATCTGATGTTATGGCAAGTTCTGCTAATACTTTGACTAGAGAGCAAAATCTGCAACAGTCTGACAGTCAGTACAGTAATGCCTGTAGAGAACTTTTGTATTTACTTGCATACAATTTAGATCAATACCAATGTAAAAGAAATAACTCTCTGGATGTCAAGATTTGGCAATATCTAGAACAGTCAAAACCGGATGCTCAACATGGAGAACTGATTAAAATTGAAAAAGATATTTTAGCCCAACAATTAATTGTTGAAACATTTAAGAATCGTTTAAAGCCAGATTTAAACTTAATTTTAGAACTTGCCTCCAACGGAGTTAATGATGATTGGGCAGCATCCTTTAAAGAAAGCTTAAGTGTGAGTAACCCTAATTTTTTTGCAGGTATAGAACTCAGTGTCCCCTTAGGGAACAAAAAAAACAAAAATGATCTTAAACGTGAAAAAATCATCAATGATCAATTGAAATTACAACTACAACGTTTACAGTTAATGATAGAGAAAGACTATTTAAATGCGTATCAAAACTATAAGGGCTATAAAAAACAATGGGAGCTTTCACTTAAGCAAGTTGATATTGAAGAAAAAAAATTAAAAGAAAAAGATAATGATTTTAAGATAGGTCGCGCAGAAATTGCAGATGTTATTTTATATCAACAAGATGTTTTAAGTGCTCAATTGAATGTTAAACGAAATGAAACTCAGATGCATATTGCAATGATTAATAAAGCATTGGCTGAAGGTAGTTTACTTAATTTATTGAAGGAAGCTCAAAATAGGAACAAGCAATGA
- a CDS encoding glycosyltransferase family 2 protein has protein sequence MSSDVQSPINSLSVVVTAYNEEECLEIFISELLEFLNTQSQQYEIIIVDDGSTDDTPSIIDKLQHQFKTINALRLEKNTGMGAALKAGFKCSRLDWITFFPADGQIKPTELMTMAQAVLNEDLDCVTSMYFKRNYNLKRKIISAVIHNLTKFILGRDPQTQGIYMLKKSVYDALNLYSNTFLFNLELPVKVQNAGYKFRSVKIRLSPRIAGVSKAMQKPRIMSTLLEMLLVRLKG, from the coding sequence GTGTCATCGGATGTACAATCACCCATTAACTCTTTAAGTGTTGTTGTTACTGCTTATAATGAAGAAGAATGTTTGGAAATTTTTATTTCCGAGCTGCTAGAGTTTTTAAATACCCAATCACAACAATATGAAATCATCATTGTAGATGATGGATCAACAGATGATACGCCAAGTATCATTGACAAGTTGCAACATCAGTTTAAAACAATAAATGCATTGCGCTTGGAAAAAAATACTGGAATGGGAGCAGCATTAAAGGCAGGTTTTAAGTGTTCAAGATTGGATTGGATAACTTTTTTTCCTGCAGATGGACAAATAAAGCCTACAGAACTTATGACAATGGCCCAAGCTGTTTTAAATGAGGACTTAGATTGTGTTACTAGTATGTACTTTAAAAGAAACTATAATTTAAAACGCAAAATTATCAGTGCCGTTATTCATAATTTGACAAAGTTTATTCTAGGTAGGGACCCTCAAACTCAGGGTATTTATATGCTTAAAAAATCGGTGTATGACGCTCTTAATCTTTACTCAAACACATTTCTATTTAATCTTGAACTGCCTGTTAAAGTCCAAAATGCTGGTTATAAGTTTAGGTCAGTTAAAATTAGGTTGAGTCCAAGGATAGCAGGAGTGTCAAAAGCGATGCAAAAACCAAGAATCATGTCTACACTTTTGGAAATGCTATTGGTGCGTTTAAAAGGCTAA
- a CDS encoding J domain-containing protein codes for MIVYSFMLLLRKILFILAIYFLFYYLKKIFFQTNKLNINLSQNSIQAAYKVLNLQPNASLEEVKSQYRTLSKKYHPDTNANSSANDPKMQSINAAYATLKKHLKNK; via the coding sequence ATGATCGTATACAGTTTTATGTTGTTACTAAGGAAAATTCTTTTTATTTTAGCGATTTATTTTCTATTTTATTATTTGAAAAAAATCTTTTTTCAGACCAATAAACTTAATATCAATCTTTCTCAAAACAGCATTCAAGCTGCATACAAAGTTTTAAATCTACAACCCAATGCTTCTTTAGAAGAAGTTAAAAGTCAGTATAGAACGTTATCAAAAAAGTACCATCCTGATACCAATGCTAATTCAAGTGCAAATGACCCTAAAATGCAAAGCATTAACGCCGCCTACGCCACGCTTAAAAAACACCTTAAAAACAAATAA
- a CDS encoding AAA family ATPase, which produces MQREQIVQLSEEQQNAMNTIVEEGNYFITGPAGAGKSFFVKYYITQLLKKYSKKEIVVLGSTGAAAILVGGRTFHSFFGLGIGQGTHEQIVSRAVDNKRVAWRLRKARVIIIDEVSMIPGQLLAASEHVARLVRETDQPWGGLKIICVGDFAQLPPVSQDYQKPWAFMHPVWQYSGFEPIIFDKSIRSEDAYFLEHLHQIRKGTFSQTTASFLDSLMEHEQKEFSTHLYARKNQVAAYNAAKLNEIDESSSFFTTVYQGNERYLEGFKRSLPIEDIIELKVGALVMIRINDPKMRYVNGTLARVVKTEPELLHLLTEKGQTIELEKVKFSLLNADAEIALTAENFPVSLAWASTIHKIQGATIDRIRVGIENLWEPGQAYVALSRVRKAEDIELISWDEKSLMADPMVMQFYDEGCPVDFSDRFEIF; this is translated from the coding sequence ATGCAAAGAGAGCAAATAGTTCAGTTAAGTGAAGAACAGCAGAATGCGATGAACACAATTGTTGAGGAAGGTAATTATTTTATTACTGGCCCCGCAGGAGCAGGTAAAAGCTTTTTTGTTAAATATTATATCACTCAACTACTGAAGAAGTATTCTAAAAAAGAAATCGTTGTTCTTGGTAGTACAGGCGCGGCCGCAATTTTGGTGGGGGGGAGAACTTTCCATAGTTTTTTTGGTTTAGGGATAGGCCAAGGCACACATGAGCAAATCGTTAGTAGAGCTGTGGACAATAAACGGGTTGCATGGCGTTTACGCAAAGCAAGAGTTATTATTATTGATGAAGTATCTATGATACCAGGACAGCTTTTGGCTGCTTCGGAGCATGTTGCAAGACTTGTAAGAGAAACTGACCAGCCATGGGGTGGTTTAAAAATAATATGTGTTGGAGATTTTGCGCAATTGCCTCCGGTATCACAAGACTATCAAAAGCCTTGGGCCTTTATGCATCCAGTTTGGCAGTACAGTGGTTTTGAGCCAATTATTTTTGATAAAAGTATACGCAGCGAAGACGCATATTTTTTAGAACATCTACATCAAATTAGAAAAGGTACATTTTCACAAACCACAGCTAGTTTTTTAGATAGTTTGATGGAGCATGAGCAAAAAGAATTTTCTACGCACTTGTATGCTAGAAAAAATCAAGTGGCTGCCTACAATGCTGCAAAACTAAATGAAATAGATGAGAGCAGTAGTTTTTTTACTACAGTTTATCAAGGGAATGAACGTTATTTAGAAGGCTTTAAAAGAAGTTTACCTATTGAGGATATTATTGAACTTAAAGTGGGTGCTTTGGTGATGATTAGAATCAATGATCCTAAAATGCGCTATGTTAATGGTACGCTTGCAAGGGTTGTTAAAACTGAACCTGAACTACTCCATTTGTTGACTGAAAAAGGACAAACAATTGAACTTGAAAAAGTAAAATTTTCTTTGCTTAATGCTGACGCGGAAATTGCATTAACTGCTGAAAATTTTCCTGTGAGCTTGGCTTGGGCTTCAACCATTCATAAAATCCAGGGTGCAACAATAGATAGAATTAGGGTTGGGATAGAAAACTTATGGGAACCGGGGCAGGCTTATGTTGCTTTATCAAGAGTAAGAAAAGCAGAAGATATTGAGTTGATCTCATGGGATGAAAAGAGTCTTATGGCAGATCCTATGGTGATGCAGTTTTATGATGAAGGGTGTCCAGTTGATTTTAGTGATAGGTTTGAGATTTTCTAA
- a CDS encoding serine/threonine-protein kinase — MSSTHQKPESLLQKDLPDYQIKKVLGSGSTATVYLANQISLNREVAIKRFSPESYGENVDLSARFNREAAIWAHLSHENLVHLYDYIKTKKAQYIVLEYCHGLDLRELMDKSVRIPLDISVCIVYQISCALEYLHNYNIIHRDIKPANIFVRSDGNIKLMDFGVSFCAELESFTIPGSIMGTPAYMSPEQALGKENIDARVDIYSLGVVWFELLEGFKPFKSGTLEKLLKEVAQGQHLKLSRRFSWSQRNLIHQCMKKDPNQRPDSAKKIRNWCERYFKKNNISNAKIHLQNYLLKEGHVKEVKKLFPNELIKELSSPEKSLHLYKTKIINYDSPKKSFFTLLFVAFLCIGSALAYMWFFQYETLVTFKDNHLLPNLLKFQEWLRSLNFKRN; from the coding sequence ATGTCATCTACGCACCAAAAACCTGAGAGTCTCCTTCAAAAAGATCTTCCAGATTATCAAATAAAAAAAGTTTTAGGCAGCGGATCTACAGCAACAGTTTACCTTGCCAATCAGATTTCTCTAAATAGAGAGGTTGCTATTAAACGTTTTTCACCAGAAAGCTATGGTGAAAATGTTGACCTCAGTGCTCGCTTCAATCGTGAAGCCGCCATTTGGGCGCACCTAAGTCATGAAAATTTGGTTCATCTTTATGATTATATAAAGACAAAAAAAGCTCAATACATTGTGCTTGAATATTGTCATGGTCTAGACTTAAGAGAACTCATGGATAAATCAGTCCGTATCCCTTTAGATATTAGTGTTTGTATAGTTTACCAAATTTCATGTGCCTTGGAATATCTTCATAACTACAATATCATTCATAGAGACATAAAACCTGCCAATATTTTTGTTCGCAGTGATGGAAATATCAAGCTGATGGATTTTGGTGTTTCATTTTGTGCTGAACTAGAGTCATTCACCATACCAGGAAGTATAATGGGTACTCCTGCTTACATGTCTCCTGAACAAGCTTTAGGTAAAGAAAATATAGATGCAAGAGTTGATATTTATTCACTGGGTGTTGTCTGGTTTGAACTTCTAGAAGGATTTAAACCTTTTAAATCAGGTACTTTAGAGAAACTTCTTAAAGAAGTTGCTCAGGGCCAGCATTTAAAACTTTCACGAAGATTTTCCTGGTCTCAACGCAATCTTATTCATCAATGCATGAAAAAAGATCCTAACCAAAGACCTGATTCAGCTAAAAAAATCAGAAATTGGTGCGAACGATATTTTAAAAAAAACAACATCTCTAATGCAAAAATTCATTTACAGAACTATCTACTCAAAGAAGGTCATGTCAAAGAAGTTAAAAAACTATTTCCCAATGAACTTATTAAAGAGCTTTCATCACCAGAAAAGTCGCTGCATCTCTATAAAACCAAAATCATCAACTATGATAGTCCAAAAAAATCATTTTTCACCCTGCTGTTTGTAGCTTTCTTGTGTATAGGCTCTGCCTTAGCTTATATGTGGTTTTTTCAATACGAAACCCTAGTTACATTTAAAGACAACCATTTGCTCCCCAATCTTCTAAAATTTCAAGAGTGGCTTCGGTCATTAAATTTTAAGCGTAATTGA
- a CDS encoding SUF system Fe-S cluster assembly regulator, translating into MIQLSKQADYGMVIMAYLAKNQTHGALSASKIASATNISSPMTAKILKILSQHKLVISTQGNKGGYCLLKNAKDISLIEILEALDNPVTLTECSTDDASSCNIHTECFIKPHWKVINQSVKQTLAKLMLYDLLKKSLILPQNSHDVESSMSLSKLPMSQ; encoded by the coding sequence ATGATTCAACTAAGTAAACAAGCTGACTATGGCATGGTAATCATGGCCTATCTTGCAAAAAACCAGACGCATGGTGCATTATCCGCAAGTAAAATTGCATCTGCAACCAATATTTCTAGCCCTATGACTGCTAAAATATTAAAAATTTTAAGTCAACACAAGCTAGTAATCTCTACTCAAGGCAATAAAGGTGGTTATTGTTTGTTAAAAAACGCAAAAGACATTTCTTTAATTGAAATTTTAGAAGCTTTGGATAACCCTGTTACCTTAACAGAGTGTTCTACAGACGACGCATCTTCTTGTAATATTCATACTGAGTGTTTTATTAAACCCCATTGGAAAGTAATTAATCAAAGCGTTAAACAAACTTTAGCAAAACTAATGTTATACGACTTATTAAAAAAATCTTTAATCCTCCCTCAAAACTCTCATGATGTAGAAAGCTCTATGAGCTTATCTAAGCTTCCTATGAGTCAATAA
- a CDS encoding ATP-grasp domain-containing protein — protein sequence MEKKPLNILITAISGNSYGAQVAKSLSLMNKYYNIFGVDASSNIFMHPKIKLSAFKQVPLASDPNYINTIIEIYKNFNIDYLIDGSEPEQQQLNTNREKLIKNSIQWISNSEKVLKTCSNKLLLSEFLLNNGFYTPKTFKNLDSINDSDFPLILKPYQGSGGSKHTYIVQNFDDIQATLTLSKIDPSLFYIQQYVGSWEQEFTVGVLHSAKKQLLGAVTLHRNLSNPLSVKTSVDNMSSKQELGNALKISSGFSQGILMDHQEIQKQCIKIAQTLESSCALNFQGRWINGKFYIFEINPRFSGTSYFRALHNMNEAHMWINNQQNPTDHSNIFQLKQESQCTRYIVEHISK from the coding sequence ATGGAAAAGAAACCATTAAATATTTTAATCACCGCCATATCTGGCAATAGTTATGGCGCTCAAGTTGCTAAAAGTCTATCGCTTATGAATAAATACTATAATATTTTTGGTGTTGATGCTTCAAGTAATATTTTTATGCATCCAAAAATTAAATTATCTGCATTTAAACAAGTTCCCTTGGCTTCTGACCCTAACTATATAAACACAATTATTGAAATCTATAAAAACTTTAATATTGACTATTTGATTGATGGCTCAGAACCAGAGCAACAGCAACTAAATACAAATAGAGAAAAATTAATTAAAAACTCTATTCAATGGATTAGCAACTCTGAAAAAGTACTTAAAACGTGTAGCAATAAGTTACTTTTATCAGAATTTTTATTAAATAATGGTTTCTACACACCTAAAACATTTAAAAATCTTGATTCTATTAATGACAGTGATTTTCCACTTATTTTAAAACCCTATCAAGGTTCTGGTGGATCAAAACATACGTATATAGTCCAAAATTTTGACGATATCCAAGCTACCCTAACGCTCTCAAAAATTGATCCTTCTCTATTTTATATCCAACAATATGTTGGCTCTTGGGAGCAGGAGTTTACAGTTGGTGTATTGCATAGTGCAAAAAAACAATTACTGGGCGCAGTTACTTTACACAGAAACCTCTCTAACCCTTTGAGTGTTAAAACATCTGTTGATAATATGAGTTCAAAACAAGAATTAGGAAATGCATTAAAGATCAGTTCAGGCTTTAGTCAGGGGATTTTAATGGATCATCAAGAAATTCAAAAACAATGTATCAAAATTGCACAAACTCTAGAGTCTAGCTGTGCATTAAACTTTCAAGGGCGTTGGATCAATGGAAAGTTTTATATTTTTGAAATCAATCCACGTTTTTCTGGAACTTCATACTTTAGAGCCTTACACAACATGAATGAGGCGCACATGTGGATAAACAATCAACAAAATCCTACTGATCACTCCAATATTTTTCAACTCAAACAAGAGTCTCAATGTACTCGTTACATTGTTGAACATATTTCTAAATAA
- a CDS encoding NAD-dependent epimerase/dehydratase family protein yields the protein MFKKLNILIIGGNRFFGKKLAQILSKQGHRVTLLNRGNMHDNLGDAVKRIVCDRLDLPKMKQLTSGLQWDVVFDQVCFDYKTAKQSCEIFKQKVKKYIFISSQSVYDLASNLIEEDFVAKKHQIKSYKSKDQNYAEAKRQAEYAFEKYAEFQTVMVRFPIVLGNDDYTQRFQWHIRAVQTKKTIYFLNSRAKMSMISSDLAAEALNQLIFIDHQGPLNIASSKALALSDFMQLLAKELNVERPKLENTDNIVDKDVSPYAIEKDWYMNCEKMLGLGINLPEVKQWLPHMLEKSIKLS from the coding sequence TTGTTTAAAAAACTCAACATTTTAATTATTGGTGGGAATCGTTTTTTTGGAAAAAAATTAGCCCAGATATTATCAAAGCAAGGGCATAGAGTAACATTGCTTAATCGTGGAAATATGCATGATAACTTGGGTGATGCAGTGAAAAGAATTGTTTGTGATCGATTGGATTTGCCAAAGATGAAACAACTGACTTCTGGTTTACAGTGGGATGTTGTATTTGATCAAGTTTGTTTTGATTATAAAACTGCAAAACAGAGCTGTGAGATTTTTAAACAAAAAGTTAAAAAATATATTTTTATTTCATCGCAGTCAGTATACGACCTTGCTTCAAACCTTATAGAAGAAGATTTTGTAGCCAAAAAGCATCAAATAAAATCTTATAAAAGTAAAGATCAAAATTATGCAGAAGCCAAAAGGCAAGCAGAATATGCTTTTGAAAAGTATGCTGAGTTTCAAACAGTTATGGTTCGTTTTCCAATAGTTTTAGGAAATGATGATTATACACAAAGATTTCAATGGCACATAAGAGCAGTGCAGACAAAAAAAACAATTTATTTTTTAAACTCACGAGCAAAAATGTCTATGATTAGTTCAGACTTGGCTGCTGAGGCATTAAATCAATTAATTTTTATAGACCATCAAGGACCTTTGAATATTGCAAGTTCAAAAGCTTTAGCTTTGTCTGATTTTATGCAGCTGCTTGCCAAAGAATTAAATGTTGAGCGACCAAAGCTTGAAAATACGGACAACATTGTGGATAAAGATGTATCTCCATATGCAATTGAAAAAGATTGGTATATGAACTGTGAAAAAATGCTTGGCTTGGGAATTAACCTGCCTGAAGTAAAACAGTGGTTGCCTCACATGCTTGAAAAATCGATTAAGCTTAGTTGA
- a CDS encoding DUF423 domain-containing protein produces MFWLRWSVAQCGLAVVFGAFAAHWLKSSLSAYELQVFEKAVRYQFFHGLAMIAVVLIIKQYALQLNKVLSCFGLGSIAFCGSLYCYTLFKIKIFVFITPFGGVLWTIGWLLLFLKLKKVKGNTYT; encoded by the coding sequence ATGTTTTGGTTAAGGTGGTCTGTAGCTCAATGTGGTTTAGCAGTTGTTTTTGGCGCATTTGCGGCACATTGGCTTAAATCATCTTTATCTGCCTATGAATTACAAGTATTTGAAAAGGCAGTTCGCTATCAATTTTTCCATGGTTTGGCCATGATAGCGGTAGTTCTCATTATTAAGCAATATGCTTTGCAACTCAATAAAGTTCTTTCTTGTTTTGGACTAGGTAGCATAGCATTTTGTGGCTCATTGTATTGTTATACGTTATTTAAAATAAAGATCTTTGTGTTTATTACTCCCTTTGGTGGGGTTCTATGGACCATAGGCTGGTTGTTGTTATTTCTAAAATTAAAAAAGGTTAAAGGTAACACATATACATAG
- a CDS encoding YfcE family phosphodiesterase, which translates to MLVGFLSDAHGNINAFSQALELLKKYHVEKIFFLGDAVGYFDSPDIVNMIHQHKIIAVRGNHEQMLIDNQIPDNKEKYYRLKQHLNTSIIPTIKTWPTQLEFQLINKKIQIQHGSLNDPIYGYTYTDSDITPPKGIDLLVFGATHRPFTKQIDDTLVVNVGSCGFPRDQGHLGSFGIYDALSNSFTIERFDIRASLQHIAQTHQDLEQEITAVWKRNH; encoded by the coding sequence ATGTTAGTTGGTTTTTTATCTGATGCTCATGGAAACATAAATGCTTTTTCTCAAGCTCTTGAACTTCTAAAAAAATACCATGTAGAAAAAATATTTTTTTTGGGTGATGCCGTAGGTTATTTTGATAGCCCAGACATTGTTAACATGATTCACCAACATAAAATCATTGCAGTCCGTGGCAATCATGAACAAATGCTTATAGATAATCAGATACCCGATAATAAAGAAAAGTATTACCGTTTAAAACAACACCTTAACACTTCAATTATTCCAACTATAAAAACTTGGCCCACCCAATTAGAGTTTCAACTTATAAATAAAAAAATACAAATACAACATGGCTCTTTAAACGATCCAATCTATGGTTACACTTATACTGATTCTGACATCACCCCACCTAAGGGTATAGACCTCTTGGTATTTGGCGCAACACATAGACCATTCACAAAACAAATAGATGACACTTTAGTTGTTAATGTCGGAAGCTGTGGATTTCCAAGAGACCAAGGTCACTTAGGCTCATTTGGTATTTATGATGCCCTCAGTAACTCATTTACAATTGAACGTTTTGACATCAGAGCATCACTGCAGCATATTGCTCAAACACATCAAGACCTTGAACAGGAAATTACTGCCGTATGGAAAAGAAACCATTAA
- a CDS encoding glycosyltransferase — translation MEKLFRKQVKASIILPTYNRKNFLKRAINSVLMQEYMHWELIIVDDGSTDGTYQYLWQNYNQFTNIKILQIQNSGPAIAMNIGAKEATGEILFFLGSDDAIVNNHLSFRMKMHIQNPNTDIFHGGIKVIGDHWVVDKYNPGQKVNIYQCFAGGTFSVKKRVFHTLNGFKNLKFASDTDFIERAIKQFQVTKIDLPTTYIYYRDHDNTITKNILSD, via the coding sequence ATGGAAAAGCTTTTTAGAAAACAAGTAAAAGCCAGTATAATTTTACCAACATATAATAGAAAAAATTTTTTAAAACGAGCTATAAACTCAGTATTAATGCAAGAATATATGCATTGGGAGTTGATCATTGTAGATGATGGAAGCACAGATGGTACGTATCAGTATTTGTGGCAAAATTATAATCAGTTCACCAACATTAAAATACTACAAATTCAAAACTCTGGACCTGCAATTGCAATGAATATTGGAGCCAAAGAGGCCACTGGAGAAATATTATTTTTTTTAGGAAGCGATGATGCGATAGTTAATAATCATCTATCTTTTAGGATGAAAATGCATATTCAAAACCCTAATACAGATATATTTCATGGTGGCATAAAAGTTATTGGTGATCATTGGGTGGTAGATAAATACAATCCAGGGCAAAAAGTTAATATTTATCAATGTTTTGCTGGAGGCACTTTTTCTGTCAAAAAACGTGTTTTTCATACGTTAAATGGGTTTAAAAATTTAAAGTTTGCATCAGATACAGATTTTATTGAAAGAGCAATAAAACAATTTCAAGTTACAAAAATAGATCTTCCCACAACTTATATTTATTACCGAGACCATGATAATACGATAACAAAAAATATACTCTCAGATTAA